In Bactrocera neohumeralis isolate Rockhampton unplaced genomic scaffold, APGP_CSIRO_Bneo_wtdbg2-racon-allhic-juicebox.fasta_v2 cluster10, whole genome shotgun sequence, the genomic stretch tgaaGGTAAgtaagtaaatgaaattaatgagtcaagaaaaatacagtaaaaattaaaacaataataattgtataaaagttgGTAAACAGGAAGTAAGTATTAATTAGTACACAATTGTTGCAATGTTTTGTTCTGCtgactttaatattttaaaattaaagggaaaaattattattagtaatttatgaatatgaatacaattttgtttgtaagaaaataatgttttattttgctgACTTAAACTAGGGGGTTGATGTGACGATATAACTCCCGCGGTTCTTTTTGTAAAAGCGCTTCTTTGAAGTGAGATTgaatatctgctgtaatgaagctttgaattgtgtcttttatgataatataagcaattaaatttgcttttgcaatttttaagattgtgttCAGGTGaaaagcagtttgtacagagtctttttgatctgacaaagtggttcctttcgttaatatttaatttattaaacttctcgcaagttttaagctaatgccctcttgtgcatagttcgcatgacgtgtgTTTTCtctgttcggatgtgaacgctTGTATTTTGTTAAACACTTGTTTTTGCTTacagcttggggtctatttaagcttatATTTTGGTCAAGTTTAACGTTCTtagtttcaattattttttcttctaccctttccgcaatttcatgtTGGgcggtgagaaaatctttcatttgttgccacgttgggcatctTCTTctcgatgagagcgattgctcccacaaaagtaaaaaaatttctggtaatgctgcggtATATATGTTTACCAGCATAGagtcccaattgtctgtgggaatatttagtgtcgacagaatcgacaaacaatttgaaacaatggattctagtttgatgaattctacacttgtttccttcttaatttttggcaagttcattagtgtcgttacttgtttatcgaccagtattctttcgttttcatatctcgCTTTTAGTGCTTCCTatgccaaattgaaattatcgtcattaagatcgaactgttttactatgacgaatgcttgaccttttgtcttgtatcggaggtgatacaatttttgtgctctTGATAGTtctggatggttgatgtaaacgtctgtaaacatgtcccggaaggacggccattcttcataacctccataaaatgtttctgtgtcacatatggatgcctgaacttgccttttgactgtcgcaaggaggcgagtccaaaaattttgatttttttttgatttctaataacgattcagagttttcatgaaccggtgaagaggcaaatctagtgctgTATCTTAATAAACTGctctttgtgaaataaattttacaacctgttttgagcgtgtagctccagaTGTGTTTTGAATTATGTCGTCATTAaccatttttgtattatatgttaAAGTTTTTGtgattgtaaatttaatttgttaatttaattattaaatacgtACTTTTTCTTTATGTATACTTTTTAGGTCCTTATGTTGGTATATAGATACACCGTTATACTTggactatgtatgtatgtatgtgtgtattaaattatttatgttttgtacaATTGAGAACTGGTTGAAGAGATTAATTCGCTTTTTGTGTACAATCCTGcttgaatttatatttacatactttatCACCTTTTAATGATTAGTACTGAGAAAAACGCGCGAAAGCGAAATGAGTGATGAGCAGGTATGTTCCTTTTACacttatgcacatatgtatatatttttgtatatacatgcatatatattgtaacgaagcttttttctgcccctgcttgttacaagtataaattgctgaggtatactcgccgtgtccagggttcgttacaataaatttgtagataCTGGGGCTCCTCTGCGAATCgtactttatttcattcaacttacttatattaatatgtaaaatgttatatacatatattaatctaTGTTACAGAATAGTCTTCTGCGTTGTACTGTCGTCGCCCGGGGACGACGCTGTCAGGGTAACGGTTCTGTGTGGCCTGTTAGGGCAATACCGTTTCCCGCTCTGTTGCGCTTCTGGGCGCTAGACGACTTACTACCCTGTACCGCGACGATCACACgcggctacttctgccggcgctcgCGTTGGCTTCGCTGACACCAAACTTTGGCGTACGACGACCACGCTCAGCTATttctgccggcgctcgtgtaggctCCAATGACGGTGTCCTGGCGTACACGTTGACGCTCTTCTGCAACGACGACTGCGCTCGACTACTTCCGCCTGTGCTCCTATGTGCGCTcgctcggctacttctgccgacgCACGTGTAGGCTTCAATACGCTGTCCTGGTATACACGTTGACACTCGCGTGCTACAACGACCACGCTCAACTCTttctgccggcgctcgtgtaggcttcaatgacAAGTACACGTTTACGTTCCTCTGCTACGCTGGAGAGGTCCTTTTAACCACTTTTGCCGCGTAGAGATCCCGGATCACGGAAGACTGTGTTAGCGGCCGCGGTGTTAAAGGTTGAGTTggtcagaggataaactcactaccaagctcacccttaacagacgtgttcacaagtcagggtatcaagactagccagaggataaactcactgcgtAGTCTGATGCCAAGCGTGCGTACGCTGTCACAGTCCCGTGCTGACTCCCTGATCATAAATCGTGCTAAAacattcgcaacatgttgcgttgggATGGCGTATGCTGCTGGGACGGCGTatgttgctggcagtggcgtggttttaccgctgcgtatgcatgcttgttgttgttttatctgCTTGTCTGATTTCTCCGTCTTCATGGTATCCCGCTGTATTGCTTgcgtggcgtggttttaccgctgcgtatgcattgttgttgtcatttcatctgcatgtctggtttctcaatcttcttgtgtttctagaagtggcgtggttttcccgttgtgttgtgaacaatagggtgtgcctttatgggttgtgtgggctaaattctgtatagatatttagttctcacaCTCCCCCCCCCCACTTCGGAGAGTTTTGCATTCCGTGCAAAATTCTATTCATTccattgttaatttatttaaattagagaaaaaaaaaatttgctaatttaCAATGTTGATttgatatacaaaaaaatctaagACTTACGCCTAagagtatatatacatttgcgTTTACAATGGTCATTTGGCTTAAAGAAAAATTCTAAGACTTACGCCtataagtatttacatatatgtatattttgtatatatttttttttttgacttgtttaatgttttttttttctttttcccatttaatttccattcaaatttcattttcaattgggttcagttaaaatttttgtaaaaatttgttttttgttattttcaattaattgtaattgttttttttttgttttttttgtttacactgCTGTGTTGTACAACTCAATTCGATGATGTTCACTGTTTTCTCCTTGTCGCTGTGAATCTTTCGAACATGTACGATAACTGGTGAAATGTATCTCAGGATTTTATAAGGACCGTCGTACTTCGGGGCTAACTTTGCGGCGAAACCGTCCGCGGCTTTAGAAAGGTGATGCTCCTTCGCGAGAACTAGCTCTCCGATCGCGGGGGTCCATTTTCTACGCCTCAGATTATAATGGCGGGCTTGGTCCGTAGACGCTCTCTCCATGTTTTGTCGAACGATTCGGAAGGCTTCCTGCATCCTGTTATATTTCTCTTCAGCCGTCGTGGGCATCATACCTGTGCCGATATTAACTTCGTCGAAGAGGGCCTTTGGCAGTCGCGGTTCCCTTCCTTGTACGAGAAATGCCGGGCTATACCCTGTGGAGTCCGAGATGCTGGAATTTACTGCGAGCTCGATCTCTGGGAGAAAATCGTCCCATTGCTGGTGTCGAGATTTGCTGAGTTGCGCGATAATTCGTTTGATCGTACGGTTTACCCTTTCCGTGGGATTCTCTTGAGGGGTATAAGGTGCGGTGAATTGCTGGCGCACTCCTAATTCCTTTAGATAACGTTGCCATAGTGTACTAGTATATTGAACACCATTGTCCGAAATAAGAATCTTCGGAACACCAAATCTTGCGAGGATTCTTTCTCGAAATGCGCGACGAAGTCCTTCAGCTGTAGCGCGCCTCATGGGGACTAATTCAACCCACTTGCTGAAGCGGTCGAAAAAAACCAGTAGCATTGTATTGCCATGGGTTGATCGCGGTAAGGGTCCGATAAAGTCGGTGCAAACTGTGGCAAACGGCTCTTGTGCCACCTGTGAAAGCATCTTCCCTGCTGGTCTCTGCTGTCCTTCCTTGTATTTCTGGCAGGACTCACACTGGCGTACGTACTGGCTAATGTCGCGGTACATTCCTGGCCAGTAATATCGATTGGCGACTCGGGCTACTGTCCGGCGTATGCCCATGTGTCCGGCACTAGGTATATCGTGGTTCTCTTGTAACACCCTTATGCGGAGGGGTTTAGGCACACATAACTTCCAGGGTACAGCCTCTTCATCCTGGGATCGACACGGAATGTGGCGATAAAGTTGGCCATCCTTTTCCATGTAATCCGCGTACTTCTCTGGATTTGCGCGAACTTCCTCTACTCGCTTTCGCCACCATTTACATTGTGGAGCCATCGTCGTCGCTTGCCTTATGGTCTCTAGCGGCTGTCGGGACAGTGCGTCTGCTACTTGGTTGAGTTTCCCTTTACGATACTCGATGTCGAAGGTATGCTGCTGTAATTCTAAAGCCCATCGTGCTATACGACCGGAAGGGCTTTCTATGGAATTCAACCACTTCAATGACATATGATCGGTGATCACCTTAAATCGATATCCTTCTAGGTAGGGTCTCATTTTCCGAATTCCCCAGACTATGGCGAGGCACTCCTTTTCGGTAGCTGAATAGTTTTTCTCCGCCTCGTTTAATTTTCGGCTGGCGTAGGCTATTACGCGTTCGCCTCCTTCCAGATTCTGTGTCAGCACAGCTTCAAGGCCGATGTTGCTAGCGTCCGTCTGCAACGTGAATGTCTGGCTGAAATCCGGACATGCCAGGACGGGAGCCTCCGTTAACTTTCGCTTGATACTTTCAAATGCCGATTGTTGCTCAGCACCCCACTTCCAGTGTTTCCCTTTCTTCAAGAGTGCTGTGAGCGGCTGGCTCATGGTCGCGAAGTCGGGTACAAAGCGGCGATACCAGGAGGCTATCCCAAGATATTGACGTACTTCTTTCACGTTAGTTGGGGGCTTCAGTTCCTGGATTGCTGCAACTTTCTCTGGATCGGTGTGGATTCCTTTGTCACTGATCACATGACCTAAATATCGGAGTTCCTTCTTGAAAAATTCGCACTTTTCAGGGTTAATTCGAAGGTTGTTCTGCTGTAGTCTCTGCAGTACCTTTCGTAAATTTCTTATGTGTTCCTCGAATGTAGAGCCTATGACGATTATATCGTCAAGGTAGGCGAAGGCGTGTGGTTCCATCTCAGGGCCTATGACCTGGTCGAGAACTCTCTGGAACGTCGCTGGTGCCGAGTGTAAGCCGAATGGCATGACACGCCATTGAAATAGGCCACGCCCAGGTACGGTGAAGGCTGTATATGGGCGGCTGCCTCGCTCCAAATGTATCTGCCAATAGCCGTTCTTGAGGTCCAGACTACTAATGTACCTTGCTCTTCGTAATTTGTCAAGTATGTGTTGTATCCTAGGTAAGGGGTATGCGTCGGGTACAGATCGGGCGTTGAGTTGCCGATAATCCACGCATAAACGCCACTTACCGTTCTTCTTCCTGGCCAATACAATCGGCGCGCTGTGTGGGCTGTGAGACGGCTCGATACATCCCTTCGACAACAGCTCGTCGATCTCGTCGTTTATAATGGCCTGCATCGCTGGGTTCCTTGGAAAATATCGTTGCTTGATGGGCCGGTCGTCGGTCATAGTGATTTTATGCTCCGCCACGGTCGTTACTCCACTCAtgctttcgaattttcgaagttCCTCGTCCAGGAAGTCACGTATGCGAGCTGCTTCGTTTCGCTGGTTGGCGGTCGATGAAGTCTCGAGTCGATTGACCCTCCTGCACTTAAGCTTACGTCTTCTTTTCCTCTTCCTTCTGCGTTTTAGCGGGCGTGTGTCTGGTGTTGTAAGGGTCACGTTGCTTACGGCTTCTGATGACATGGTGCGGGAGGCAGTTGATTTCTGACCATCTGATGCTTTCAGCACTACTACCTGATGACCTCCGCAGGATACTACAGCTCCCATGTTCCCCAGTGTATCCAATCCGAGTATGACGTCATCAATCGCTCCGGGCATCACGTGTAGCACTGCTTTTAGCGATGTCTGTCCGAGTTGAATGTTGGTCTCCACGGCGTCAAAGATCTTGCTCGTGGTGCCATCGGCCATTTGTATTTCAAGAGCTACGGTCACCTTCTTACCATTCCTGGTTGCGTCCATATGTTCTGCAACTCGTGGTGATACGAAACTTTTCGAGGCGCCAGTGTCAATGACGGCTTCCGCCGGTTCTCCGCCAAGCATGATTAAGGCGTATAGTCGGCCTCGTTCCTGATGCATAATTACTGGTGGTTCGGCGCTGAGTTCCGTGGGTCCGCCGCGCCTTGTCTTTGGCGAAACCCTTGGTCGTTTCCCTGTTGTTGACAACAATCTTTGGTTAGCACATCCGCTCTGCCACACTCCCTGCAAAATAACTTCTTGGGGTTACGACATCTCCTAGCATAGTGACCTTCCTGGCCACATCTCAAGCATATGTTTCCCGGCCTGAAGGCTCTGCTCGTAGATGGTTGCTGGTGATGCACATCTACCGTAGTGTTATGTTGTGGTGGACGTGGTAACGGCCTGCTTACATTTCTCACCTCGTGGTCACCTATGATGTGTCTCGTCATCTCGCGTCGTGGTGGTTCTATTCCTCGTCGTTGTCCTTCATATATCCCTTCGTACTCTTCTGCCAGTGTGATGAGTTCGGCTAGCGTCTCGAAATCTCGCCGCCGAATGTAGAGCAGATAATCGGTGTGACTATTCCGAAAAATCCTTTCCAGTCGCTCCTCCGGATTATACCCAGCGTGTCGCATTAAGTTCTGCATAGCCAGAACGTagtctttatatttttctcgCACGTGTTGTCTTCGTTGCCGTATGTTATCTTCGAGGCGTTCGAAGTAACGTGCTGGTAGGAAGAAGCGCAGAAAGTCCTTTTTGAAGGTTGTCCAACTCTCCCAATGTTCGTTATTGTTGCGATACCATTGGAGAGCGGTACCGCACAGTAATTCGGGCATGGTTCTCGGAAGGATGTCCACATTTATCATGTACACTTCGGAGAGCTCTTCTAATCTCTCAACGAACGCTAGTGGGTCTCGCCCACCGTCGTATTTCACGGACCACTTCCTCACCTGGTCGATGATGGGTGCGAATGTGACAATGTGGTTCTGTTGAAGTAACCTGTTTATTGGTGGTGGTTGCAACCGTGATGATTCTGCGAAAGTGCTCCCGGGCCCTCTGTCTTGGTCTGGTGGTTGTGTTGTCTTCTGATCGCCTTCGTCTCGTAAAGCGATCTCATTTGTTTTGTATGCAGCTTccatctttaaaatttttcctctaTTTCGGGGTCTTCGTGCGCCTTGGCTGCCAGTATAGTTATGCGCTTACGAATCTCCCGCGTGGTGCCTATGTGGTCAACTCCCAGACTCTGTGCGAAGGAGATTAGTTGCTCCTTGGACACGTTGTCTAACCACATGAGATCTGCCATTTCCGTGTTAAATGGCTTCCTGATGTTATACGATCCGCagggtccctgctcgggcgccaattgtaacgaagcttttttctgcccctgcttcttacaagtataaattgctgaggtatactcgccgtgtccagggttcgttacaataaatttgtaaacattggggctcttctgcgaatcgtactttatttcattcaacttatattaatatgtaaaatataatatacatatattaatctaTGTTACAGAATTGTCTTCTGCGTTGTACTGTCGTCGCCCGAGGACGACGCTGTCAGGGTAACGGTTCTGTGTGGCCCGTTAGGGCAATACCGTTTCCCGCTCTGTTGCGCTTCTGGGCGCTAGACGACTTACTGCCCTGTACCGCGACGATCACACgcggctacttctgccggcgctcgCGTTGGCTTCGCTGACACTATCCTCTGATGTACGTTGACGCTCCCGTGTAGCCGTCCTTGCGTACACGTTGACGCTCCTCTGTTACGACGACTGCGCCCGACTATTTCTGCCAGCGCTCCTGTAAACTTCGATGACGATGTCCTGGCTTATACGTTGACGctcgcgtgctacgacgactacgctcggctacttctgccggcgctcgtgtaggcttcgaTGACGCTGTCCTGATGTACACGTTAACActcgcgtgctacgacgactacgtccggctacttctgccgacgctcgtgtaggcttcaataacGCTGCACTGTTATACCCGTTTACGCTCCTCTGCTACGCTGGAGAGGTCCTTTTAATTACTTTGCCGCGTAAAGATCCCGGATCACGGAAGACTGCGTTAGCGACCGCGATGTTAAAGGTTGAGTTggtcagaggataaactcactaccaagctcacccttaacagacggcgttcacaagtcagggtatcaagactagccagaggataaactcactgcgtAGTCTGATGCCAAGCGTGCGTACGCTGTCACAGTCCCGTGCTGACTCCCTGATCATCGATCACCTAACTCCCCAGCAAGCCTGTGCTGCGTGCTAAAacattcgcaacatgttgcgttgggatggcgtgtgttgctgggacggcgtatgttgctggcagtggcgtggttttaccgctgcgtatgcatgcttgttgttgttttatctgCTTGTCTGATTTCTCCGTCTTCGTGGTATCCCGCTGTATTGCTTgcgtggcgtggttttaccgctgcgtatgcactgttgttgtcatttcatctgcatgtctggtttctcaatcttcttgtgtttctagaagtggcgtggttttcccgttgtgttgtgaacaatagggtgtgcctttatgggttgtgtgggctaaattctgtatagatatttagttctcacaatatgtatatattatacataatcATGTTTTGAAAAgtacgaaattttgcatatatgtacatttatatgttttttttgtttctctttttgtattttgatctatgcaatcctgcttattgcTTTTTTAAATAAGATGTATTGCTGGAaagtatttgcaaataaatccttttgcctttttgtttttaaattagtgGCTCACAAATGTCAGATTATGTCGGCATTAGGAACTATACAACtaatttggtatatgtatttcgatatatatgtatattgtaccaAACTGTTTACGGGTTTCTCGTAAATTAAATACAGTTtgatttggaggatggagtcatgtgtagaagttcacgcaagtgaggatagttctctgatcgccattcacttgggagtggccagaaacgattcttttacacatggctcaagcagctcactacttccggtctttgaccaagtatcctctgggtagcttaagaacatccgttcgaaggcgagctaatgtaagaaggcgaaacattccctacataggcttgtgcgctgggtttgggacccgccacgtaaaaaaacacccccaatgaaaggaagcaacaagcctcggatgagagaccgcccttttgatgacgaccatgacaaacgaaataaggactacgatttgagggcacgcacctggaatgtccggacccttaattgggaaggtgccgctgcccagctggttgatgtcctcgttagagtgaaggctgacatcaccgccgtccaagaaatgcgatggacgggacaaggacagagacgaataggtccttgtgacatttactacagtggccatataaaggagcgcaagtttggtgttggattcgtggtgagagagagactccgtcgccgagtactatcattcactccggtgaatggacgtctagccacaatccgcatcaaagcgaggttcttcaacatatcgctgatttgcgcccacgccccgacggaagagaaggacgaggtgaccaaagatgacatctatgagcgcttggagtgcgcttatgagagctgcccccgccacgatgtcaaaatcgtgcttggcgactttaacgccaaggtgggcaaagaaggtatatttggcactacggtcggtaaattcagcctccacgacgaaacatccccaaatgggttgaggctgatcgacttcgccggagcccgaaatatggttatctgtagtactagattccagcacaaaaaaattcatcaagctacctggctgtctccggatcgaaaaactaccaaccagatcgatcatgttgtgataggcggaagacacgtctccagtgttttagatgtgcgtgcactccgaggccctaacattgactcggaccactatcttgttgcagccaagattcgcacccacctctgtgcagcaaaaaacgcaccccaacaaacacaaggaaggttcgacgtcgagaagctgcaatcataacagacagctgaacgattttctactcggcttgcactcctgctctctgagagcactcgtcaataactcggtataagggaactgtgggacggcatttccaatttcttacgtacagctgcaaccgaaaccattggttttcggaaagtgcaaaagaacagctgctacgacgaggagtgccgtgtcgcagcggagagaaaacaggctgcctacgtgcgggatgggatagataccgagagttgaaaagggaagcgagacgcatttgtagacagaaaaagaggctgaaatgcgtgagtacgaagagcttgatgagctggccgacaggggtaatgctcgaaggtttcaagaccggagcatactctcgTAGAACCCCcgaaggtgatctagtgaccgatgcccagagcatacttaaattatggagggaacacttctccagcctgctgaatggcagtgaacgcacaacgcc encodes the following:
- the LOC126765174 gene encoding uncharacterized protein LOC126765174, giving the protein MEAAYKTNEIALRDEGDQKTTQPPDQDRGPGSTFAESSRLQPPPINRLLQQNHIVTFAPIIDQVRKWSVKYDGGRDPLAFVERLEELSEVYMINVDILPRTMPELLCGTALQWYRNNNEHWESWTTFKKDFLRFFLPARYFERLEDNIRQRRQHVREKYKDYVLAMQNLMRHAGYNPEERLERIFRNSHTDYLLYIRRRDFETLAELITLAEEYEGIYEGQRRGIEPPRREMTRHIIGDHEVRNVSRPLPRPPQHNTTVDVHHQQPSTSRAFRPGNICLRCGQEGHYARRCRNPKKLFCRECGRADVLTKDCCQQQGNDQGFRQRQGAADPRNSAPNHQ